The Gemmatimonadota bacterium DNA segment ATGATGGAATATGCGATGCGTAAGGTGATTTTAGAGAAATTGTGAGGAAACTCCTATTAACAGCTATCGTTTTTTCCCCACAAAAAAAGGACCCAGCGATTCGACATAAAGTGCAGTTTGTTGGGTCTTTCTCATATCCTGCACAACGCGAGAGAGCGGATAGAGTTCTGCACCGATCAAACCAATGACAAAATCATTGTCATCGGCATCGAGACCATAGCTGGCCAGGCGAATATCGTGCGCGTAATCTTCGCGTCCATAAGCGCGTCCAATAGAAGCGTGCTCCATCAAAATTTTGCGCTGTTCCCTGTGATCGAGACGGGCAAAAGCCCCATTGCGACGCAGCGGGTACCAAATCGCCCACGGCCATTCGGGATTGAGCACATTATCGCGCGGTCGATCGATAAGCGCGTATTCGAGATCTGGCTCATAACCCGTGGCATACGTGCGACCGAGCATCGTAAGTTCAGGACGACGTGTACAGACAGAGAATGGATCGCCATTGAGCAAAACGCGAATATCCGTAACAAACAAATCCGGCGATTCCGTCAAAAAAACAATGCCAATGCCGCAGGGATCGTGCGCATCGAGATAGAGCGCGGCATCGAGACCGCTTTGATCGAGCGCCTCAGATACAGCATCGACATCCCTGACACCCGTAAAAACCTGCAACTGCATGTAAAGCCGCCGATCACTCGTTTGCGGTTTCCCATCAACAGGCGCGCCGTGTTCGAGGATATCGAGTTTTTCTCTCGATTCAGTAGAATAATGCACGTCTTCAGGCCTTCCATTGTGTGTGTTTTACTGCAAAACTCTTTTCATTTTCAACGCGGAAAGATAGGGCTTGACCTCAAAAAGAGCAAGCCCCAGATCAGTCTGCTGGTCTGGGGCGTAGTAAGGTTTTAGGATAACTGACCGCTAAATTAAAAGAAAAACATCTTGTAATGCACTTTAATGCTCCGCCCTGTTTCGGGCATCACGGATCGAATGCGCGAGAGATGGTTGCGGTATTCCGTATCCAAAAGGTTGTCCAAAGAGAGAATAATACTATGGCGAGTATGGTTGGTATTAATATCGCGCTGGGCAGAGACACTGAAAACAGCATAGCCATCCGTAGGCTCTTCGAATATATCCACCCGCTCCTGTCCTGCGACCAACTCTGCAGTCCCGCCAACCGTAAGATAGGGATGCTGATATGTCGCACTGCCCACAAACTTGAGCGGTGGCATCTCGGGCAGAGGCAAATGCTCATCCCTGTTCTCTCCACGCACATAACTACCGTTTAATTCCAGATTCAAACGGGTATTTAAACGCCACCCCAAATGCATCTCCAGACCCAAAAATCGCGCGGCAACACC contains these protein-coding regions:
- a CDS encoding chlorite dismutase family protein, translating into MHYSTESREKLDILEHGAPVDGKPQTSDRRLYMQLQVFTGVRDVDAVSEALDQSGLDAALYLDAHDPCGIGIVFLTESPDLFVTDIRVLLNGDPFSVCTRRPELTMLGRTYATGYEPDLEYALIDRPRDNVLNPEWPWAIWYPLRRNGAFARLDHREQRKILMEHASIGRAYGREDYAHDIRLASYGLDADDNDFVIGLIGAELYPLSRVVQDMRKTQQTALYVESLGPFFVGKKR